The DNA sequence GGCTTTGAGCGAAGGACGTGTAGCGTTCTTTAGAGTGCTTGAGGCTGCGGCGCGCGTCATCTTTCTGTGTAGCGAAGTACGACGACACGCGCTACGCTGTGGACATGAGCGAAGAACTGATGAAGACATTCCCGCGGCGCTCTGTTGTGAGCGCGCTGACCGGAGCCCATCCGAAGATTGCTGTCACACGAAGTTCAGACGGCAACTACTCTGTGCCGACAGTCAGCGATGAAGAACACGCAGCGCGCTTCGACAGCGCACATGACTTGGCGCGGCAGTTCAAGGACTACTGCTTGCGCAAGCAGCGAGATAGTCCAAGCTGGACGCAAGCGCAGTGCTATGAGCACGCGTGTTGCGGCCTAGATGCGAAGGCCTTCGCGTGGGACCTGTTGCCCGATGAGCGGGCCTGGATTAAGCAGCGCTTGAGGACGCTGCTCGAAGCCGAAGGGTGGGCTGGACTGCCCAGCATCTGAACGCCTGCAGCGCTGGAACCCGCGCAACCTGGCCAGGCGGACGGGTGTGAGAGCCTCGCCGGAGGGCACCCGCCCCAGTTTCGACGTCGAAACCGACGCCGCGAGGCGGGCTGTTAACGCACCCCGCCACTTTGGCTGATACACGCAGCGTTGCTTTCGGCAGCAACCGTACTGCTCCCAGCTTAGAATGCACCTTTTTAGGTGCATTGTGAGCATTACGAGTCAAGCAGAGCGTGATGCGCTGTCAGCTGCAGGCTTCTTATGCAACTCTGCTTCGCCGGAAGCAGAGTACTGGGCTCAGCCTGCGCTGAGCGGCGTCGAGGTCAGCCTCCTCGGGGACGCGGACGGCTGGACTGTCGGACTCTTCGAGGAGTCCGGAGAGGGCATGTGGCTCGCGGATGGGGTGTTCCCCACAGTAGCTGAAGCGCTCAAAGAAGCAGACATCTGCTTCCATGCGCTCGCCTACAGCGGCCTCGACGCTGCTCTTGCCGCGTGTGGCAACCCGCCACGGCAGACAGAAGTCCCAGCCCGCTGGCGTCGCTGAGCCCCAATTTCGACGTCGAAACCGCCCGCGCCTGGCAAGATTTCGACATCGAAATTGACGTCAGGGCGTGCTGCCGCCAGTCCCGCTGCCCGGGGCGGCGGCTGACAGGAGCGACTCAAGCGCTGCAAGCTGCGCGTCTGACAGCTTCGCCAAGTCGACAGCTGCGTTCAAGTTTGCGGTCTCGAGTGGTCCACCGTCCTTGCCCGTCAACTCAGTCTTAGTCGGCGCGTACAGACCCATGAGTTTTGCGCGTTCCCCGAGCGTTTTCAGTACGATGCCAGCCGCTTTGTCGTCGCCCGCGCGAGCGATGGGCAGCCAGTTCGCGAGCATGTCGTCAAGCTGCAGCAGCGTTACTTGGCGCAGTTCGTCGACGCTCTCTTTGACAGCGTTGTTGTAGTCACGCAGCGCGCCATCTACTAGCTGCCAAGCGGCAGACTTCGTGATGCCAAGTGCAGCAGCAATCTCTTCAAAGTTCTTGCCCTGTTTGCGGAGTTCAAGCGCTTGCAGACGACGGTCTGTCGTCACTGCTTTCTTCTTGTCGTTCTTTGTTCTGCGCATTCATAGCATTCCGTAGTGCTTGAGCACTGCTCGCACATATGCGTGCTCGAGTTTGAGACTGTCAGCAATCGCGCGCTGCCCCTTCCCCTTCGCTCTGAGTCCAACAATACGGTGCGCGAGAGGGTGGTCGAGCGGATTGGCTGGCAAGCCGTCTAGTGACAGCAGCTGAAGCTTGTCGGCAGCGCGCTTGCTCATTACAGCCACCCGAGTTTGTGCGCAAGCGCGGGCCCGACCGCTGAGAGCAGCGCTAGTACCCCCGCGAACTTCAGCCAGTTCGCCTCCAAGCGGCGGAGACGCGCTTCATGGTCTGCGAGTTTGCTGTCGCGCGCAGTGTTCTGCGCTTCGATTGCGCTCAGCTTGTCGACAGCTGCAGCGACACGCTCGAGCGTGCGTCGAGTGTTTGCGTTCTCAGAGCGCATCTCTGCGCGCAGTTCAGCGACTTGAGCGCTGATGTCATGTGAGTTCGTGGCGGTGCTCATTATTTGCAAGAGTCGAGTAGTAGTTCGATTGCCTCGCTGTAGCCTTTCAGCACTTCGACTGTCGAAGCGTATGCACGCACGACAGATGAGGGTGGAGCACCGGGCGTCAGCGTTGATATCGGGAGTTCTGGGCGGGGTGGCCGCTCAGTCGAGGCCGCTGGGCACGGCACGGGTGTGGGTACAAATATGGGCTCTGGCGCGGGGGCGCCCGTAGCGCATCCGGCAAGAACACACGCAGCAGCAACAGCAGGAATAGTTCTCATCACCACGCCCCCAATACTGGACCGCGGTCAGCGGCCCAGCCGACGGCGCCGGCGCAGTCTTCCGGTACCCGGGACTTCTGCAGCGCGTCAGCGCGAGCCTGGGCGGTAGACAGAGCGCGCTGTGCAGCAGCGAGCGCTTTGCTTGACTCCGCTTCGCGACGCTCAGCTTCAGCCTTCAGCCTTGCCAATGAAGCAGCTTGCGCTGCGATGCGCGTCTCGAGAGACAAGACATGGCCTCTCACTGTGGCAAGTTCAGTTCGCGCGCGCTCAAGACGCAGCGTCTGCAACCCGCTCACGACTGCGAGCACTCCGACGACGGCAGCAACGAGCACGTTCTTGTAAGCAGCGAGGGCAGCGAGCATTACTTGTCTCCAGTTTCGACGTCGAAATCACACCGAGCGCGGTCGGTTTCGATGTCGAAATTTGAAGCAGTCACGCTGCGCACACGCAGCGCAGCGACGATTGCCGACACGACGACGCTCGCTGCAACCATGCGCCAGCCGGTGAGGTAGTCGGACAGCTGGGGCAGCTGGTCGCGCAGTGCTTCGGCGGCAGCTAAGAGGATGGGCACGAGCGCGGAGAACCACACTGTCAAGGACCGTGTGGCGACTCGGCATTTGTGGCGCAGGGAGCGAGGGGTGCGGGCAGCTTTTCTCATTAAGCCGTGTAGCCAACCCCCTGGAGGCTGCCGTCAGTCTTCTTCGTAGACCGGGAACGGCGGCGCTGGCGGCATAGAGGCGCTGTAGTACGGGCTGAAGCCCTGGCGCAGGGTCCACTTGTCGACAGCTGCGTGTCCCACGGCGTAGACGTCAATCACGCGCTCCGAGGTGATTCGGGCCAGCAGGTATGCCGACACGGGGCGGGTGTGGTGAGCGCGGGCGTTGATGCACACGCTCGTGCGAGACTGTGAGACGCTTTTGACGTCGAAACTGAGGCCCTCGAACTCGAGGTCGGCGGCGGGCTCAGGGCGGTATGTCACTAGCGGCGCGGTGAGCGCTTCGCTGCTGTCAAGAACTGCATACAGCGCAATCTCAGCAAGAGCGCCTTCAGTGTCAATGCGCTCGTCATCCGCTCCGCGTCGATACGCGCTTGAGTTGCAGCCGCGGGCTTTTGCGAGTGCTGTGCGCGCGAGTCCGACTGCGTGTGCTGCGCTCCAATCTTCCGGGCTGATTTTGAGTGAAAACAGGTACGTTATGTCGTCAGTGTCGACGCTATTTTTTAGTATTGACAGAGCGAGTTCTGCGCTTATTTCGCTGTTGCGCTCAAAGTAGAATCGCTCTGCAGTAGAGCATGCGTTCATTCATAGAGTCTCCGCAGGTATTTGTCGCGCTCCTGCTAGCGCCTGGTGACCTATGAATGATTGAGATTTACCTACTGCCGGCATCGAACGGCTGCCGGCGGGCCCGAGATAGAGAGATGCTGTGTATAGATACGCTAGTTCAGCGCGTCAGCGAGTAGAAGTCCGAATCAGCGAAATCCATGTCTAGCTGCTCGCTGAAGACTTGACGATATGTTTTCATTGCTTCGACCGCTTCAATCTGCATCAGCGCTTGCGCTTCGAGCGTAGTGGGCTCTGTTGACTCGTTGCAAAACGCGAGTTTGAACAATGTTCTCAGTATGTTTTTGCTGTACTCATCGAAGTTGCTCATGTCAAGCAACTCCATGTACGCAGAGTGAGTCTCAGCGCAAGCGCACATATACGAGGCGAAACGCTCGTCATCGAGTTCACGCTCAAGCGTTCTGCGCGGCAGATTCTCGAGCGCTTTTGCTCGCTGCTTGTAGACAAGCTGAAGCTGAAATCGCGCTTCGTCTTCATCGAGCAGCTTGCCGCCGTCGCGCAGCGCACGAGAACGCAAGTAGTCAATGTCGTCTTGCGAGACTTCTCTAGTAGCAAGTTCAGCTGCTTCACGCGCCGCGCGTGCTTTGATGTAAGCAAGCGCAGCTTCTCTGTCAAACTTGTGCGGGCGAATGCCCGCGATGTAGATGCGGCGAATTCGCTTTGCAGCGTCAACGAGAAACTTCCGCGCGTCAGTCAGCGCCTGCGCCTTCGGCGCGTGGCGGTTACCTGCCAGGTGTTGAGGGGCAATGCGAGGAGCGCGAGATGTAGCGAGAGTGCTGTTCACTATTTGTCTCCAATGAGAGAGTTGTTCATGTCCTGTATAGATTTGAGTTTTATACGCTTTGGCGCTTTTGTAGATTTATTTTGAATGTAGATATGAGTCTAAATAAGTGACGGTCATATGAGGGCTGTTCTGAGACGGGACTTGTCGCATCACGGCTGCAGCAGTGGCCACGGCGCGGGCAGCGCGTGCTGAAGCTAGGCAGCGGCGGGCTTCGCGTTGCGTACAAAAGAAAAAGCCCCGCGATGGCGGGGCTTTTTGGGGACAGAGCGCGCTGCGTGCTAGCGTCAAGCTAGAGATGGGTTTAGCTGACCGCAACAGACCGCTCGATTTCGACGTCGAAACCAGCTAGGCTAGGCGGAGACAATTGGGAACGGACGGTCGAACAGCATTAGGATGTGCTTCGGTTCGGACCGGAACCATGCGAAAGTTCCCCATGCGAGAGTCGGCAAGGCCTTTCTGAACGCGCTATCTGCTCGGTCCTCGAAGGCTGTTCCGAAATAGCACTGCTTCGTCGGGAAGCCGGAAGCCTTCACGTACTCAAGCAGTTGGGTCTTGCGTACTTCGTTCATAGGGCCATCGCTGGCTACCACTTCGATAAAGATGAGTGCGGTGTCCTCTCCGCTATCACCTACATTCGCAAGGATGATGTCAGGAAGCGCCGTAGCAGCGTCGATTCTGAGGCCGAGTGCCTGGGCTACCCTAACGTCTTGGTGACGTACTTTATTGCCGCTCTCTGAGAGCCACAGTAGCACAGGCCTGGGAAGGAAGTTCTGCGCAAACTCCTCGACAACGGCTTTTGAAATTAACGAAGACAAGCCCGGCGAAAGCCTCGCCACTGTGCCATCCGGACAACGGACGTGTACTTCATCGCTCCTCTTGGCAAGTCCTTGCGCCAGCATAGCCATCCTGGCCCTGGCTGCCGGAGTCAAGTGGCGCCGTTGCCACTGTTGAATGGCCGCATCCAGAGCCGACCCATTCAGCGAAGGGTTGAATAGCGCAGCGAAATCTGATTTCAGATAGTAGATGGGAGAACTACTTGTGACCGCGACGTTCGGCACTTTGTCGACAGCGCCGATGTCCAGCAAGCCATACCTGATGGTCTCGTCTCTTATTGGCTCGCGTGTAGTATCCGCGTACCACCGCCTACCCTCAGGACGCCAGCCTGGCTTGGTCGCATGCTTGAACCAGTATTCGCGGTCCTCATCACCAGTCTTGGCTGCCTGTTCCTCAGTGTAGAAGTAGATGTGCGAGGGCCGAAGGAGGCGGCCCACCCCTTCAATCATGCCCCCATACAAGAAGACGTAGACCGTACGAGCAGCCATCTCACGAGTCAAGTACTGACGCATGTCTAGGCCAGGAGGAAAGATTTGTTCCAGCCTAGCCTGTATGTCTCCAATCGGTAAGAGGGGAGGCAGACTCATGCAGCTACCTGGGCACGTTTGCCTACACCGAGCACAGCATTGACGACAGCGTCAATCTCCGCGAGCGTTGGGCTCATGCTTATTCGCTCGCCAATCTCCTCGATGACAGCTAGCGGCGGCAGCGGCAGCTTGCGCAGTTCAGTAGCGTTGACTTGGGTGCTACCTGCTAGACCGCGGAAGTGGTCATCTACAACCTTTGACGCCAAGAACGCTGACAAGCCACGGGCCTCGAACACGGTCATACGGCCGCCAGGGCGGTAGATGTAGTTCAAGTGGTTCTCAAGACCGATGACATCGCCGGGAAGACGGTCCGGGCTGCATCCGTACGCTGCGCACGTGACGCGACGCTCGTCTTCTTTCGGTGAGAAGCGGCGCATAACGACCATAGGCTCGTTGCGAACGAGCATCCAGGCGCTCTCCGCGTTAGCAAGGATGTGCTCTCGCTTCTTCTGCACTGGCCACCGAATCGATTGCTGCCTCACGTGCTGAAGCCACAACAGCGGCACAGTGCCGCGCTCAGCCGTCTCACGAATGAACTTCTTAGCGCGGAAGGCTACGACCGGGCCTGTGCTCACTTCTAGACCGTACGTCTTCAACGTCGCAGTCCAGCCGGCGAACAGGTCTTCTTGCCGGTGTGGTAACGAGAGCATCGCGTGCTCATCATTGCTGACGACTCGTGTTGCCGGCACAGCTTGAACTTCGGCAGAGTCGAGGTCAGCGACGCCCTGGGAGCGAGTAAAGAGGATGCTCGTACCGGCCTCGACTTGAGAGCGACCGCGCGCCCATGCGATGACAGTCTCTTGCAGCACGGAGTCTTCTTCGAAGCCTTCGGTGCGGCTTTCGAACGCATGTAGACCGTCGAACGTGAGATGACGCAGCAGAGACTGTCGAGTGGCTTTGAAGTACGTCCCAGACATCCAGGACCTGGGTGTGATGAAGCACCAGCGCCCATCTGGTGGTGTGAGACGAGCGCACGCCGCCATAAACAGTGCATAGATGTTCGGCTGCCCGTAGACGGCATACGAGTGCAGCGTTGCCCGCTCGTCAGCAGCCTTGTTCAGCTTGAAGAAGGGAG is a window from the Caldimonas thermodepolymerans genome containing:
- a CDS encoding helix-turn-helix domain-containing protein; its protein translation is MRRTKNDKKKAVTTDRRLQALELRKQGKNFEEIAAALGITKSAAWQLVDGALRDYNNAVKESVDELRQVTLLQLDDMLANWLPIARAGDDKAAGIVLKTLGERAKLMGLYAPTKTELTGKDGGPLETANLNAAVDLAKLSDAQLAALESLLSAAAPGSGTGGSTP
- a CDS encoding BsuBI/PstI family type II restriction endonuclease, with translation MSLPPLLPIGDIQARLEQIFPPGLDMRQYLTREMAARTVYVFLYGGMIEGVGRLLRPSHIYFYTEEQAAKTGDEDREYWFKHATKPGWRPEGRRWYADTTREPIRDETIRYGLLDIGAVDKVPNVAVTSSSPIYYLKSDFAALFNPSLNGSALDAAIQQWQRRHLTPAARARMAMLAQGLAKRSDEVHVRCPDGTVARLSPGLSSLISKAVVEEFAQNFLPRPVLLWLSESGNKVRHQDVRVAQALGLRIDAATALPDIILANVGDSGEDTALIFIEVVASDGPMNEVRKTQLLEYVKASGFPTKQCYFGTAFEDRADSAFRKALPTLAWGTFAWFRSEPKHILMLFDRPFPIVSA
- a CDS encoding Eco57I restriction-modification methylase domain-containing protein, producing the protein MSLVEQAHRAGRAFTDGLARDEQKELGQFMTPPAIARFMARRLVQDYEGRVARILEPAAGAGILAAATVEELLARPTKPERVELLLFEYDARLLPALEQLRHGLREACASARVGFDCKIEHGDFLLSHTALSGTPINGLLTIANPPFFKLNKAADERATLHSYAVYGQPNIYALFMAACARLTPPDGRWCFITPRSWMSGTYFKATRQSLLRHLTFDGLHAFESRTEGFEEDSVLQETVIAWARGRSQVEAGTSILFTRSQGVADLDSAEVQAVPATRVVSNDEHAMLSLPHRQEDLFAGWTATLKTYGLEVSTGPVVAFRAKKFIRETAERGTVPLLWLQHVRQQSIRWPVQKKREHILANAESAWMLVRNEPMVVMRRFSPKEDERRVTCAAYGCSPDRLPGDVIGLENHLNYIYRPGGRMTVFEARGLSAFLASKVVDDHFRGLAGSTQVNATELRKLPLPPLAVIEEIGERISMSPTLAEIDAVVNAVLGVGKRAQVAA